In the genome of Drosophila yakuba strain Tai18E2 chromosome 3R, Prin_Dyak_Tai18E2_2.1, whole genome shotgun sequence, one region contains:
- the LOC26535669 gene encoding vesicle transport through interaction with t-SNAREs homolog 1A codes for MSYAGYSQLPSGSDQERRQAQLAASTYDVLQRTTDSIQRSNQIAIETESMGAEVLGELGEQRESLLRTTRRLEDADQDLSKSRIIIRKLSREVLYNKIILILVIILEVGILVGLLVLKFAHL; via the exons ATGTCGTATGCCGGCTATAGCCAGCTGCCCAGTGGCAGCGACCAGGAGCGCAGACAGGCGCAGCTCGCGGCCAGCACCTACGACGTACTGCAGCGCACCACAGACAGTATCCAGCGATCCAACCAGATTGCCATCGAAACGGAGAGCATGGGGGCGGAA GTGCTGGGAGAACTGGGCGAGCAAAGGGAATCCCTGCTGCGCACCACCCGCCGCCTGGAGGACGCCGACCAGGATCTGTCGAAGTCGAGGATCATCATCCGGAAGTTGAGCAGGGAGGTGCTCTACAACAAGATCATCCTGATCCTGGTCATCATCCTAGAGGTGGGCATACTCGTCGGGTTGCTGGTGCTGAAGTTTGCTCACTTGTGA
- the LOC6535567 gene encoding WD repeat-containing protein 37, with protein MKASKTRAVRLTSLTEDVAGVPEDAPFRARLHILFAQIEREFEQLYLENQALQEKLDIATTAKESLIPPEARSAAGGSLSTQASSTALATPATQVDEGAGSFLAAASSTHKSLKAKLSSATGGSKAKASNKIKAQTSRIVSSFKAPTVVSTVVREFGGHKDGIWQVAAKAGQPIIGTASADHTACIWGVESARCLLQYQGHAGSVNSIKFHQQRDLVLTGSGDGTAHIWQAAVNWEVPKKGHSSEEELDDSDEQVEDRDRVDTLRTPLCEFTGPGGHLSVVVAADWLSSMDQIITGSWDRTAILWDVESGQPLQPLTGHDHELTHVSAHPTQRLVVTASRDTTFRLWDFRESIPVVSVFQGHTETVTSSVFARDDKVVSGSDDRTIKVWELRNMRSALATIRTDSSVNRLAVSTGGIIAIPHDNRQIRLFDLNGQRIARLPRTSRQGHRRMVSSVAWAEEPLLDCDLFSCGFDRRVFGWSIVLPKDN; from the exons ATGAAGGCTAGCAAGACACGGGCTGTGCGTCTCACCAGTTTGACGGAGGACGTGGCCGGCGTTCCGGAGGATGCACCATTCCGGGCACGTCTGCACATCCTCTTCGCCCAGATTGAGCGGGAGTTTGAGCAATTATATCTGGAGAACCAGGCCC TTCAGGAGAAGCTTGATATAGCCACCACCGCCAAGGAGTCATTGATTCCACCCGAGGCCAGATCCGCAGCAGGAGGATCACTGAGCACTCAAGCCTCATCAACAGCTTTGGCCACGCCTGCCACACAGGTAGATGAAGGGGCAGGCAGCTTCCTGGCTGCCGCATCCAGCACACACAAGAGCTTGAAGGCAAAACTAAGCAGCGCTACCGGCGGCAGCAAAGCTAAGGCCAGCAACAAGATCAAGGCCCAGACCAGCCGCATCGTTTCGAGCTTTAAGGCGCCCACGGTGGTCAGCACAGTGGTACGAGAATTCGGCGGCCACAAGGATGGCATCTGGCAGGTTGCCGCCAAGGCGGGACAGCCCATTATTGGCACTGCCTCCGCTGATCACACGGCCTGCATCTGGGGCGTGGAGAGTGCCAGGTGTCTGTTGCAGTACCAAGGGCACGCCGGCTCCGTAAACTCTATCAAGTTCCATCAGCAGCGAGATCTCGTGCTCACCGGCAGTGGTGATGGGACTGCCCACATCTGGCAGGCTGCCGTCAACTGGGAAGTGCCGAA GAAGGGCCATTCTTCAGAGGAGGAACTGGACGATAGTGATGAACAGGTGGAGGATCGCGATCGTGTGGACACCTTGCGCACTCCGCTCTGCGAGTTCACAGGCCCCGGAGGTCATCTTTCAGTGGTTGTAGCCGCCGATTGGCTCTCTTCGATGGATCAAATCATAACTGGCAGCTGGGATCGGACTGCTATCCTATGGGACGTGGAGTCAGGCCAACCACTGCAGCCGCTCACTGGGCACGACCACGAACTCACTCACGTGTCGGCACATCCCACCCAACGCCTGGTGGTCACCGCTTCCAGGGACACAACGTTCCGTCTGTGGGACTTCAGAGAGTCAATTCCAGTGGTCTCCGTCTTCCAAGGGCATACGGAAACGGTTACGTCCAGTGTGTTCGCACGGGACGACAAGGTGGTGTCCGGGTCAGATGATCGCACAATTAAGGTCTGGGAGCTGCGCAACATGCGATCCGCCTTGGCCACCATCCGAACAGATTCCTCGGTCAATCGGTTGGCGGTCTCCACTGGAGGAATTATCGCCATACCGCATGACAATCGGCAGATCCGTCTGTTTGATTTGAACGGGCAGAGAATCGCCCGATTGCCGCGAACCAGTCGGCAGGGCCACCGACGGATGGTATCGTCTGTAGCGTGGGCGGAGGAACCGCTGCTCGACTGCGACCTCTTCTCCTGTGGCTTCGATCGTCGCGTATTCGGCTGGTCCATCGTTCTACCGAAGGACAATTGA
- the LOC6535566 gene encoding cyclin-Q has protein sequence MKNVLDVLSLQQHVESNKAQTMKPIDYRKLNKPGVVPMYIFECAAKLKMKPLTAACAAIVFHRFSREVKPSDYDEFLIAASSLYLAGKIKEDESVKIRDVINVAYCTLNRGNSPLDLNDEYWSMRDAIVQAELLITRTLGFDLNIDLAHKYLLHYMKTLQDWVGTEVWNSAPIAKAAASYLQDFHHSANILKYKPTHVAIGCLSLALQTYGIQVPLTDESDESAMWYKPLVKDFTRENQWEIIENVIEVYKHEAFLKAA, from the exons ATGAAAAACGTTTTGGATGTTTTGTCGTTGCAGCAGCACGTGGAGTCGAACAAGGCGCAGACCATGAAGCCCATCGACTATCG CAAACTGAACAAACCCGGAGTGGTGCCGATGTACATCTTTGAGTGCGCGGCCAAGTTGAAAATGAAACCACTGACGGCAGCCTGTGCAGCCATAGTGTTCCATCGTTTCTCCCGGGAGGTCAAGCCCAGTGACTACGATGAGTTC CTCATTGCCGCGTCCTCGCTGTACTTGGCTGGCAAAATCAAGGAGGACGAAAGTGTTAAGATACGCGATGTCATCAACGTGGCATATTGCACCCTGAACCGGGGCAATTCTCCGTTGGACCTGAACGATGAGTACTGGTCGATGAGGGACGCCATTGTCCAGGCCGAGCTGCTCATAACGCGCACCCTGGGCTTCGATCTGAACATAGATCTGGCCCACAAGTACTTACTGCACTACATGAAGACCCTGCAAGACTGGGTGGGCACCGAGGTGTGGAACTCGGCGCCCATCGCCAAGGCAGCCGCCTCCTATCTGCAAGACTTTCACCACAGCGCCAATATCCTGAAGTACAAGCCCACCCATGTGGCCATAGGATGCCTCTCGCTGGCCCTCCAGACCTACGGCATTCAGGTGCCGCTCACCGACGAGTCCGACGAATCCGCCATGTGGTACAAGCCCTTGGTCAAGGACTTCACCAGAGAGAACCAGTGGGAAATCATCGAGAATGTGATCGAAGTTTACAAGCATGAGGCCTTCCTGAAGGCCGCCTAA